The proteins below come from a single Dermatophagoides farinae isolate YC_2012a chromosome 7, ASM2471394v1, whole genome shotgun sequence genomic window:
- the LOC124496572 gene encoding uncharacterized protein LOC124496572, with protein MMMMLQKSNQSTTTTAMMMMGIVRKMSTFVVTAAIKNRSSSSSSIIMANNQMIMMIIIGTAILIPISQQATLMDTEKFTTSDHSNVVADNGVSSKSLSPSSSSSKSLLLPRFIDYNNNNNNNNGDFDFMIEPTFDWHKRANGFLPMRGRKSLESIYHYNTNNNNNNIFENDLPPMESGSSLLNSNNNNLMDQTMMITSPIMNGDELELMDLLEKRNRINSFMPMRGRKSIMDNQLIGNIQQQQQQHHHFVPPIARSNYYGRFMTGIGNVQSSQPSASRFLRSGVIGTSGVNGGGGGGGDGGISNLYHQTDQKRGKGVAFFGSRG; from the exons atgatgatgatgttacagaaatcaaatcaatcaacaacaacaacagcaatgatgatgatgggaatTGTACGAAAAATGTCAACATTTGTCGTAACAGCAGCAATAAAaaatcgttcatcatcatcatcatcaatcattatggctaataatcaaatgattatgatgattattattggcacAGCAATATTAATACCAATTTCACAACAGGCAACATTGATGGATACGGAAAAATTCACAACATCCGATCATTCTAATGTAGTGGCTGATAATGGtgtatcatcaaaatcattatcaccatcatcatcatcatcgaaatcattattattaccacgatttattgattataataataacaataataataataatggtgattttgatttcatgaTTGAACCAACATTTGATTGGCATAAACGTGCAAATGGATTTTTACCAATGCGTGGCCGTAAATCATTggaatcaatttatcattataatacaaacaataataataataatatttttgaaaatgatttaccACCAATGGAAAgtggttcatcattattgaatagcaataataataatttaatggatcaaacaatgatgatcacatcaccaataatgaatggtgatgaattaGAATTAATGgatttattggaaaaacGTAATCgtatcaattcatttatgcCAATGCGTGGACGTAAATCAATAATggataatcaattaattggtaatatacaacaacaacaacaacaacatcatcattttgtacCACCAATAGCaagatcaaattattatggcCGTTTTATGACCGGTATTGGCAATGTACAATCATCACAGCCATCAGCATCGCGATT tTTGAGATCCGGTGTAATTGGTACTAGTGGTGTcaatggtggtggcggtgggggtggtgatggtggaaTAAGCAATCTATACCATCAAACGGATCAAAAACGTGGCAAAGGTGTAGCATTCTTTGGTTCACGTGGATAA
- the LOC124496859 gene encoding uncharacterized protein LOC124496859 — protein MKSSNHLYIIVLFLSIVSIVVIDATVQENEFESNQSLYRLWMMKMAEEPQTYQSSNDIWSLATSDGKCNDTKFGTVPDPNDCTGYYICSMEYAYRRHCPPLTLFDYQQKQCVYHTNAECFSNEQFICPRRFGLFRHRKCDRYWICVNGKATIKYCSYGRKFDVRFNQCRLSLWASCVEQHQTLNDTGTTTTTTATSESMSTTTTTTTAELSTIKPTELPSNENDKNFTMTLTPSLNSSENESTFNLTTPTTTTTVSMIMTSSTPLDPNKNQNQMIHQL, from the coding sequence atgaaatcgtcGAATCATTTATACATCATCGTATTATTTctatcgattgtatcgataGTTGTTATCGATGCTACTGttcaagaaaatgaattcgaatcaaatcaatctttGTATCgattatggatgatgaagatggcaGAAGAACCACAAACATATCAAAGCTCGAATGATATATGGTCACTTGCAACAAGTGATGGTAAATGTAATGATACCAAATTTGGTACCGTACCCGATCCAAATGATTGTACTGGTTATTATATCTGTTCAATGGAATATGCATATAGACGTCATTGTCCACCATTaacattgtttgattatcaacaaaaacaatgtgTTTATCATACAAATGCtgaatgtttttcaaatgaacaatttattTGTCCACGTAGATTTGGCCTTTTTAGACATCGTAAATGTGATCGTTATTGGATATGTGTCAATGGTAAAGcaacaataaaatattgTTCATATGGTAGAAAATTTGATGTTCGTTTCAATCAATgtcgattatcattatgggCAAGTTGTGTGGAACAACAccaaacattgaatgatactggaacaacaacaacaacaacagcaacatcgGAATCAAtgtcgacaacaacaacaacaacaacagcagaattatcaacaataaaacCAACAGAATTaccatcaaatgaaaatgataaaaatttcacaatGACACTAACGCCATCTCTCAATTCATCggaaaatgaatcaacattTAATTTAACAacaccgacaacaacaaccaccgtatcgatgataatgacatcTTCGACCCCATTGGATccgaataaaaatcaaaatcaaatgattcatcaaCTATGA
- the LOC124496860 gene encoding uncharacterized protein LOC124496860, with protein MITSISNSTPITTNNTNSTTTTTAMTTTTTMIITTTTTTTTKMTSVNNNANFENVENSSTPTTTIIVEDPVEKSKNTTTTTTAVPITTTSTNELSNETLNSSSSTTPASTMIPEIQEMENITLTSISNNIITNKTSLPTFGHELIANDNPLLQQPLPIQSNVDQPNAESLVATKKPAYGTKTRLLTKTNISSFIRSPVNRSKANVRKKTTTTTTTKNRKRFPIKVNNNNSGGGGLDKNSIMKNKIPMEAKSELNQKLSSISMDESSSSTPPCDYDDNDGNVVAVDK; from the coding sequence ATGATAACTTCTATTTCAAATAGTACACcgataacaacaaataataccaattcaacaacaactactacTGCTATGACAACCACTacaacaatgattattactacaacaacaacaacaacaacaaaaatgacatcagtaaataataatgcaaattttgaaaatgtggAAAATTCTTCGACaccaacaacgacaataatTGTTGAGGATCCTGtagaaaaatcaaagaatacaacaacaacaactacggCAGttccaataacaacaacatcaacaaacgAACTTTCGAATGAAActttgaattcatcatcatcaacaacaccaGCAAGTACTATGATACCAGAAATacaagaaatggaaaatattaCATTGACATCTATAAGTAATAATATAATTACAAATAAAACTTCACTGCCGACATTTGGCCATGAATTGATAGCAAACGATAATCCATTACTACAGCAACCGTTACctattcaatcaaatgttgatCAACCAAATGCAGAAAGTTTAGTAGCAACAAAGAAACCCGCATATGGAACGAAAACACGATTATTAACTaaaacaaatatttcatcatttattcgtTCACCAGTTAATCGATCTAAAGCGAATGTACGAAAGAAAAcgactacgacgacgaccacGAAAAATCGAAAACGATTTCCAATAAaagtaaacaacaacaatagtggtggtggtggtttagataaaaattcaatcatgaaaaacaaaattccaatGGAAGCCAAAtcagaattgaatcaaaaattatcatctatctcaatggatgaatcatcatcatcaacaccaccatgtgattatgatgataatgatggtaatgtcgttgctgttgacaaatga
- the LOC124496861 gene encoding uncharacterized protein LOC124496861, which produces MTMNKNLCSMYNNEINFVQLTSSSDELAIIPLCAIDGDHHHDDNNNNRTTTTIIIRSPYQNEKIIAYDIHLQKNHIWFITDNHRLYRIKIDNQNNQIQLEGEYRWFTITQLAIDWIHNLLYMVADQSDIILTSIANEQSPYVPSINRPTSLLFSSYRRTIRKLLICPGLSLLVWHEIDWSDANENRLQIAQQDGTEMAMIYKSRTFIYDVQIDQSNYVVYFVTNGQLGEISLQSPDEYHQNSDAIQKHTRMFRLQNNYVKNFNLIYPYFVEYKYNGLFAYKIDYISQTLEDQPTKQNYLADLTYWSSRLSSNQEFHLIHRYTQPSGQIEPLCPSSRKSFCSELCVPNGNRYRFTCLCYSYDKTCEDYGHYNHDEKTTTTTTTTTTTTTTAATTTTMKPNKLRSKFRSFSDPEFWQHYNQTSGIKIHDNMELNKNIRKLSSSNMVHITIPFASLPSSTTMATLKNITEQSKNSLATLSLSSSSSTTTTTTTTITPMTNDTEILI; this is translated from the exons atgacgatgaataaaaatttatgttcaatgtataataatgaaattaattttgttcaattaacatcatcatcggatgaATTGGCCATTATTCCATTATGTGCtattgatggtgatcatcatcatgatgataataataataatcgtacgacgacaacaataataatacgaTCACCATatcaaaatgagaaaatcaTTGCTTATGATATTCATTTACAAAAGAATCATATATGGTTCATCACTgataatcatcgattatatcgtataaaaattgataatcaaaataatcaaatacaaTTAGAAGGTGAATATCGTTGGTTTACAATAACACAATTGGCCATTGATTGGATACATAATCTTCTTTATATGGTTGCTGATCAATCAGACATTATTCTTACATCGATCGCTAATGAACAATCACCATACGTACCATCAATTAATCGTCCAAcatcgttattattttcatcatatcgtCGTACGataagaaaattattaatctGTCCAGGTTTATCTTTACTTGTTTGGCATGAAATTGATTGGTCAGATGCTAATGAAAATCGTTTACAAATAGCACAACAAGATGGTACTGAAATGGCAATGATTTATAAAAGTCGTACATTCATATACGATGTACAGATTGATCAATCGAATTATGTTGTCTATTTTGTGACAAATGGACAATTAGGTGAGATATCATTACAATCACCAgatgaatatcatcaaaattccGATGCCATACAGAAACATACACGAATGTTTCGTTTACAGAATAATTatgtaaaaaatttcaatcttaTTT ATCcatattttgttgaataCAAATACAATGGATTATTTGCatataaaattgattatataaGTCAAACACTTGAagatcaaccaaccaaacaaaattatttggCCGATTTAACTTATTGGTCATCTCGTTTATCATCGAATCAGGAATTCCATTTAATTCATCGTTATACACAACCAAGTGGACAAATTGAACCATTATGTccatcatcaagaaaatcATTCTGTTCTGAATTGTGTGTACCGAATGGAAATCGATATAGATTTACATGTCTTTGTTATAGTTATGATAAAACATGTGAAGATTATGGAcattataatcatgatgaaaaaactacaacaaccaccactacaactactactacgaccaccaccgccgccaccacaacaacgatgaaacCAAATAAATTACGTTCGAAATTTCGTAGTTTTTCAGATCCAGAATTTTGGCAACACTATAACCAAACATCTGGAATTAAAATCCATGACAATatggaattgaataaaaatatccgAAAACTGTCATCATCCAACATGGTTCATATTACGATTCCTTTTGCATcgttaccatcatcaacgacaatggcaacattgaaaaatattaccgaacaatcgaaaaattctcttgcgacattatcattatcatcatcatcatcgacaacaacaacaacaacaacaacaatcacaccGATGACAAATGATActgaaattttaatttga
- the LOC124496400 gene encoding uncharacterized protein LOC124496400, translated as MYYFQLNILHFAILMLLSEIVSAGGSGPVLIKMAGDKKGKKKGGGNLILISGGKCSGPTLIKGGGGDKKGGGEQMILVGGQGHCEEKKQVHVVKQLVPVPYYVPKPVYKYILRHHYVPVKQYIMKPVPVPYPMKSYSKSSYGGGSHDSGYSGGGSSYGSDSSSSYGSSSGYDSDSSSKYGGGYNGGNNGGSSDGYGMNYDDPNGAGSEPNGQNSMAAGYKRQSYDSTPYPISPQQSMMMDDQGQGVVDNGGGPNDYQNGLSQRSPMGSYKAAATNSYYFESPTSSYGQSYSSFSPSNHPSSSMNYPLYAPVYSGPNGQYYTTNQVFNDTNGVGASTSNLISPSASSSSYGTISVQPTAIESDSNTSHLTGVSSSSSSSSHTTSSLQSSPHDFQRLQQHSSSSLDRSSPSSLVSTFSSKKIRSKTAKMDLERTKKLLTDPFSSLG; from the exons atgtattattttcaattaaatatTCTACATTTTGCTATTCTAATGTTGTTAAGTGAAATTGTTTCGGCTGGTG gATCGGGACCtgttttgatcaaaatggcTGGTGATAAAaagggtaaaaaaaaaggcgGCGGTAATTT AATATTAATTTCCGGTGGAAAATGTAGTGGCCCAACATTGATCAAAGGAGGTGGTGGCGATAAAAAAGGCGGTGGTGAacaaat gaTTTTAGTTGGTGGACAAGGCCATtgtgaagagaaaaaacaggTTCATGTTGTCAAACAATTAGTACCGGTACCATATTATGTACCAAAACCggtatataaatatattcttcgtcatcattatgtaCCGGTAAAACAATATATTATGAAACCAGTTCCGGTTCCATATCCAATGAAAAGTTATagtaaatcatcatatggtggtggtagtcaTGATTCTGGTTATAGTGGTGGCGGTAGTAGCTATGGTAGTGATAGTTCATCAAgttatggatcatcatcaggttATGATtccgattcatcatcaaaatatggtggtggttataaTGGTGGTAATAATGGTGGCTCATCCGATGGATATGGtatgaattatgatgatccaaatggTGCAGGTAGTGAACCAAATGGTCAAAATTCAATGGCTGCCGGTTATAAAAGACAATCATATGATTCAACACCATATCCAATTTCAccacaacaatcaatgatgatggatgatcAAGGACAAggtgttgttgataatggtggtggacCAAATGATTATCAGAATGGTTTATCACAACGATCACCAATGGGTTCATATAAAGCGGCAGCAACAAATagttattattttgaatcaccaacatcatcatatggtcaatcatattcatcattttcgcCATCGAATCATCCATCAAGTAGTATGAATTATCCATTATATGCACCGGTTTATAGTGGACCAAATGGACAATATTATACGACAAATCAAGTGTTTAATGATACTAATGGTGTTGGTGCATCAACATCGAATCTAATATCACCATCagcctcatcatcatcatatggaaCAATTTCTGTACAACCAACGGCCATTGAATCGGATTCAAACACTAGTCATTTAACCggtgtatcatcatcatcatcatcatcaagtcaTACAACAAgttcattacaatcatcaccacATGATTTTCAACgattacaacaacattcatcatcatcattggatcgatcatcgccatcatcattagtatcaacattttcaagtaaaaaaattagatcTAAAACAGCCAAAATGGATTTAGAACGtacgaaaaaattattaaccgatccattttcatcattaggttaa
- the LOC124497282 gene encoding glutamine synthetase: MEMMNYSMYASNANLMGRYFALKQPQNQVQVQYVWIDGRQGLRAKTRTLNFVPQNIQQLPIWNFDGSSTRQSEGNNSDVYLYPVTMYMDPFRGGQNRIVLCETMRYDKTPCVSNTRHSCKKVMDQVVDQEPWFGIEQEYSLLDGWNKTQPFGWPSGGFPAPQGPYYCGIGAGKVYGRDIVESHYRACMYAGVKIAGENAEVMPSQWEYQVGPCEGISIGDDLWMSRFLLHRIAEDWYVRVTFDPKPVPGDWNGAGGHTNFSTKAMRQDGGLKVIESACRKLALRHRAHIQKYDPSGGADNARRLTGRLETSSIDHFSWGIADRGASVRISRQTYDEGKGYLEDRRPASNMDPYVVCEMIIRTICLNEISSSSDTPATSGSNESNNASKQQQQQHHLQPQKSASSKSTKTVK, from the coding sequence atggaaatgatgaattattcaatGTATGCATCAAATGCCAATCTAATGGGTCGTTATTTTGCATTGAAACAGCCACAAAATCAAGTACAAGTACAATATGTTTGGATCGATGGCCGACAAGGTTTACGTGCCAAAACAagaacattgaattttgttccaCAAAATATACAACAATTACCGATTTGGAATTTTGATGGTTCATCCACACGACAATCGGAAGGTAATAATTCCGATGTTTATCTATATCCAGTGACAATGTATATGGATCCATTTCGTGGTGGACAAAATCGTATTGTTCTATGTGAAACAATGCGTTATGATAAAACACCATGTGTATCGAATACCCGTCATTCATGTAAAAAAGTAATGGATCAAGTTGTCGATCAGGAACCATGGTTTGGTATTGAACAAGAATATTCATTGTTAGATGGTTGGAATAAAACACAACCATTTGGATGGCCATCTGGTGGATTTCCAGCACCACAAGGTCCATATTATTGTGGTATTGGTGCAGGTAAAGTTTATGGCCGTGATATTGTTGAATCACATTATCGTGCATGTATGTATGCCGGTGTTAAGATTGCCGGTGAAAATGCCGAAGTAATGCCATCACAATGGGAATATCAGGTTGGACCATGTGAAGGAATATCGATTGGTGATGATCTTTGGATGTCAAGATTTCTATTACATCGTATTGCTGAAGATTGGTATGTTCGAGTGACATTTGATCCAAAACCTGTACCAGGTGACTGGAATGGTGCCGGTGGTCATACAAATTTTTCCACCAAAGCAATGCGTCAAGATGGTGGTCTTAAAGTGATTGAATCAGCATGTCGAAAATTAGCATTACGTCATCGTGCACATATACAAAAATATGATCCAAGTGGTGGAGCAGATAATGCCCGCCGATTAACTGGACGTCTTGaaacatcatcgattgatcattttaGTTGGGGTATTGCTGATCGTGGTGCATCTGTACGTATTTCTAGACAAACATATGATGAAGGTAAAGGTTATCTTGAAGATCGTCGACCAGCATCCAATATGGATCCATATGTTGTATGTGAAATGATTATTCGaacaatttgtttgaatgaaatatcatcatcatcggatacACCAGCTACAAGTggatcaaatgaatcaaataatgctagtaaacaacaacaacaacaacatcatctgCAACCACAAAAATCAGCAAGTagtaaatcaacaaaaactgtaaaatga
- the LOC124496863 gene encoding leucine-rich repeat-containing protein 47 produces MATSKKSNNQQQQNPNERVEWGLLLKQKPREIVLSGDRIARQIEEENGLNELLFKIKSLNFLEITDASSLTSINTNISNLNNLTNLVLEGNKLSSIPAEIGQLTKLKCLNLSRNEIEILPDKVFENLVHLQSLNLEQNQLKVLPEMSKLSSLISFKCGSNQLKCFPSTLCDKIRKNKELSAQSSIPIYENGAIHLAELDASHNQIEELPYIIERLVALKSLDLSYNQITMIPAELANCPKLKDVQLKENPIKDRRLYKLIEQCPTKKVLDYLRMNASPAKKSGKNANDDDEQKTNDDSFNDSNEKPKPEYTIRIQQNPVDKFSVLVSKLIINQRKIVACIIHQMDLSNPKVLKKILTIQTKLHQTVCDNRQKATIATHDLAKLLPPPPTYASQTSQSEKNQLPEPPTSRAIYFDGRVPTKIRLVPLGRANEMTAMELYRLLNDEADQYRKEKKRNTISGIHKYIHLLKGKQLYPVLMDYRDNVLSLPPLTNAEYSKIGANTKSMFIEVTGESIPTCRMVMNELIHSLIMATIMDDDGETSVPVFINNEMIIEPVVCELTDIANTQNELLVKYPAKIDLQFEEKIQIINE; encoded by the exons atggcaacatcaaaaaaatcgaataatcaacaacaacaaaatcctAATGAACGTGTTGAATGGGGATTATTGTTGAAACAGAAACCACGTGAAATTGTTTTATCTGGTGATCGAATTGCTAGACAAATTGAAGAGGAAAATGGATTGAATGAACTATTGTTCAAgataaaatcattgaattttttggaaattaCCGATGCTTCGTCATTGACATCGATCAATACGAATATTTCCAATTTAAACAATTTGACTAATCTTGTATTGGAAGGAAataaattgtcatcaattcCAG CCGAAATTGGGCAGCTTACTAAATTGAAATGTCTTAATCTGTCTcgtaatgaaattgaaatattgcCGGATAAAGTTTTCGAAAATCTTGTCCATCTACAGTCATTGAATTTGGAACAGAATCAATTGAAAGTATTGCCCGAAAtgtcaaaattatcatcattgatttcatttaaatgtggctcaaatcaattgaaatgttttccAAGTACACTTTGTGATAAAATCCGTaagaataaagaattatCTGCTCAATCATCGATTCCAATCTATGAAAATGGTGCCATACATTTGGCCGAATTGGATGCATCACATAATCAGATTGAAGAATTACCATATATAATTGAACGTTTGGTTGCATTAAAATCATTGGATCTTAGCTATAatcaaataacaatgattCCAGCAGAATTGGCCAATTGTCCAAAATTAAAGGATGTACaattaaaagaaaatccGATTAAAGATCGTCGTctatataaattgattgaacaatGTCCAACGAAAAAAGTTCTTGATTATCTTCGTATGAATGCAAGTCCAGCGAAAAAATCCGGTAAAAATgctaacgatgatgatgaacagaaaacgaatgatgatagtttcaatgattcaaatgaaaaaccaaaacccgAATATACAATTCGAATTCAACAGAATCCAGTGGATAAATTTTCTGTATTGGTTtcgaaattgattattaatcaaagaaaaattgtcgcctgtattattcatcaaatggaTCTATCGAATCCTaaagttttgaaaaaaattctaaccattcaaacaaaattacaTCAGACTGTATGTGATAATCGTCAAAAAGCTACTATTGCAACACATGATCTCGCAAAACtattaccaccaccgccTACATATGCATCGCAGACATCACAATCGGAAAAGAACCAGCTACCAGAACCGCCGACATCAAGAGCTATTTATTTTGATGGTCGTGTACCAACTAAAATACGTTTAGTTCCATTAGGCCGTGCCAATGAAATGACTGCAATGGAATTATATCGtctattgaatgatgaagcCGATCAatatagaaaagaaaagaaacgtAATACCATTAGCGGTATACataaatatattcatttattgaaagGAAAACAATTGTATCCAGTATTGATGGATTATCGTGATAATGTTTTATCATTACCACCATTAACTAATGCTGAATATTCTAAA ATAGGTGCAAAtacaaaatcaatgtttatCGAAGTGACCGGTGAAAGTATACCAACATGTCGTATGgtcatgaatgaattgatacattcattaataatggcaacaattatggatgatgatggtgaaacaTCGGTACCAGTgtttattaataatgaaatgattattgaaCCCGTTGTTTGTGAATTGACCGATATAGCCAATACACAGAATGAATTATTGGTTAAATATCCagcaaaaattgatttacaaTTCGAGGAAAagattcaaatcatcaatgaatga
- the LOC124497327 gene encoding uncharacterized protein LOC124497327: protein MFVKRSQHHGCLQGTLIFLLTICFVGFGAIIAIYLGVYYSTEQAVGLRQQRDLSGQNEKIQSLFQRLIQKRSNDGYMETTMTTKTRTTSSLESFEENLIRIIYKRDCPFNGWLVQSSILLDQCPYISQQMPLESLNNVQFNNCLRDSFWYLGMASIVPFLLTIITLIVACRLWLCPMITMAIVYLALALVLIIFTILYKSGSILTDGWPLFIGIIALVCLYALLSLLLITLFGLVTCERRRQQQRPTKTNGTSDNDHMMKMCGGVGDDDDEIDDPNVPLYHHKNGVYSPQKHTDFDDKIKDFKYIDDDMSYVLRRG from the exons atgtttgttaAACGTAGTCAACATCATGGTTGTTTACAGGGAACATTAATATTCCTATTAACAATCTGTTTCGTTGGTTTTGGTGCCATAATTGCCATCTATTTAGgtgtttattattcaacagaACAAGCTGTTGGTCTACGTCAACAGCGAGATTTAAGtggacaaaatgaaaaaattcaatcattatttcaaCGATTAATACAAAAACGATCCAATGATGGTTATAtggaaacaacaatgacaacaaagacaagaacaacatcatcacttgaatcatttgaagaaaatttgataCGTATAATTTATAAACGTGATTGTCCATTCAATGGATGGCTGGTACAAAGTTCAATACTGTTAGATCAATGTCCATATATTTCACAACAAATGCCCTTAGAATCGTTGAATAATgttcaatttaataattgtCTAC GTGATTCATTCTGGTATTTGGGCATGGCATCGATCGTACCATTTTTATTAACAATCATCACATTGATTGTTGCTTGTCGTCTATGGCTTTGTCCAATGATTACAATGGCCATTGTTTATCTGGCATTAGCATTGgtattgattatatttacAATACTATATAAATCTGGTTCAATATTGACCGATGGTTGGCCATTATTCATTGGAATCATTGCATTAGTTTGTCTATatgcattattatcattattattgatcacaTTATTTGGTCTGGTCACGTGTGAACGTcgtcgacaacaacaacgaccaaCAAAAACCAATGGTACATCcgataatgatcatatgatgaaaatgtgtggtggtgttggtgatgatgatgatgaaattgatgatccaaatgtaccattatatcatcataaaaatggTGTTTATTCACCACAGAAACATacagattttgatgataaaattaaagatttcaaatatattgatgatgatatgagcTATGTGTTACGTCGTGgataa